One Mucilaginibacter ginkgonis genomic region harbors:
- a CDS encoding M56 family metallopeptidase — translation METLLHNLSEVFAVSIIHSLWQCLLIWLVVRIILSGAINFSAAVKHNISVAALYYATLWFVYTLFDQASHYNWVISHSTNFTTQPHLPLITTLKHLASAGDRYEITIDKYLPYITTAYALGVTFHSLRLASAWIQLKQLKQSITSNIRLQAVVEKLSKEIHLKKKVLAGLSERIDVPCVAGYIKPMIMLPISMTTYLSAKEVEAILLHELSHVKRSDYLVNALQQIMSVLFFFNPFVYLINRLIDHYREDACDDMVVAQTSEPLVYAQALLKIEQNTTVHLPLALAATGKKYHLLTRIERIMKTKKPITNMRHLMAAVAILIASSLSVAWFNPAIGNGKLSVKSIKPAIRAMFASADTTPVVPKPPKINKHLPKPPKPPKGPRTSWNYNGGDYYDNGFRDPKLEAMGKEMETYGKEMEAHFNSSEYKKMQSDMERSGKYMEDYYNNPSYKKMQQDMEAYGKKMEEYYNSTAYKKTQSRMEEIGKQMEAYYNSPAMKKANADMERVGKEYAAAFNDNGQGEKLGKQMEEAGKKMSAYYESAEFKKLNAELEKKYGIPENHNYRDDKDGKYRQYEEELKQHTPAEVRDAQEQMKKLGNEMRNLYNSPDRKAKSALMRAMGDSMRLAYNNPKIKDLQIEMKNLGQQMRLNNDNPEMKQMRDNMRNLGDQMRNYNHDPQIKAAEEQMRAMGAKMRNYNQDPKLKELKGKMKELGAKMKEYTQTPEFKQKKADWEKTHPYGISAQDTTGKN, via the coding sequence ATGGAAACGTTATTGCACAACCTAAGTGAAGTTTTCGCGGTAAGCATAATCCACTCACTATGGCAATGCCTGCTTATCTGGCTGGTAGTGCGCATAATATTATCAGGTGCTATCAACTTTTCGGCAGCAGTAAAACATAACATTAGTGTAGCTGCGCTTTATTACGCGACGTTGTGGTTTGTTTACACGTTGTTCGATCAGGCGTCGCATTACAACTGGGTCATTAGCCACTCAACCAATTTTACAACCCAGCCGCACTTACCGCTTATTACTACATTAAAGCATCTGGCCAGCGCCGGCGACAGGTATGAGATCACCATTGACAAATATCTGCCATACATCACAACTGCATATGCCTTGGGTGTAACGTTCCATTCTTTAAGATTGGCATCAGCATGGATACAGCTTAAGCAGCTTAAACAAAGCATCACCAGTAACATCAGGCTGCAAGCCGTGGTCGAGAAGCTGTCAAAAGAGATCCACCTGAAGAAAAAAGTACTGGCCGGATTGTCAGAACGGATAGATGTGCCTTGTGTAGCCGGATATATCAAACCCATGATCATGCTGCCAATATCTATGACCACTTACCTGTCTGCTAAAGAAGTGGAAGCCATCTTGCTGCACGAACTATCGCATGTAAAACGTAGTGACTACCTGGTGAATGCCCTACAGCAGATCATGTCTGTACTATTCTTCTTTAACCCTTTTGTATACCTAATAAACCGTTTAATAGACCATTACCGCGAGGACGCTTGCGACGATATGGTTGTAGCCCAAACCAGCGAACCTTTGGTTTATGCGCAGGCTCTTTTGAAAATAGAGCAGAACACAACTGTCCACTTACCACTGGCCCTCGCCGCAACAGGCAAAAAGTATCATTTATTAACCCGCATTGAAAGAATCATGAAAACCAAAAAACCAATTACCAACATGCGCCACTTAATGGCTGCGGTTGCTATACTTATCGCATCGTCACTTAGTGTTGCCTGGTTTAACCCGGCTATTGGCAACGGCAAACTGTCTGTAAAGTCAATTAAGCCGGCTATTAGAGCCATGTTCGCTTCCGCGGATACTACACCCGTAGTACCTAAGCCGCCAAAGATCAATAAACATTTGCCAAAGCCACCTAAACCGCCAAAGGGCCCGCGCACCTCGTGGAATTATAATGGCGGTGATTACTACGACAACGGTTTCCGCGACCCAAAATTAGAAGCTATGGGTAAAGAAATGGAAACCTATGGCAAGGAAATGGAAGCCCATTTTAACAGCTCCGAATACAAAAAAATGCAAAGCGACATGGAGAGATCGGGCAAGTACATGGAAGATTATTATAATAACCCATCGTACAAGAAAATGCAGCAGGACATGGAAGCCTACGGCAAAAAGATGGAAGAGTATTATAACAGCACCGCCTACAAAAAAACGCAAAGCCGCATGGAAGAGATAGGCAAGCAGATGGAAGCCTACTATAATTCCCCGGCAATGAAAAAAGCCAATGCCGACATGGAGCGCGTGGGCAAAGAATACGCTGCTGCCTTTAACGACAATGGCCAGGGCGAAAAGCTTGGTAAGCAGATGGAAGAGGCGGGCAAAAAGATGAGTGCTTACTATGAAAGCGCCGAGTTTAAAAAGCTAAATGCCGAACTGGAAAAGAAATATGGTATTCCTGAAAACCACAATTACCGTGATGACAAAGATGGCAAGTATCGCCAGTATGAAGAGGAGCTCAAGCAACATACGCCTGCTGAGGTTAGGGATGCCCAGGAGCAGATGAAAAAGTTAGGTAATGAGATGCGTAATCTTTATAATTCTCCAGATCGGAAAGCTAAATCTGCTTTGATGCGCGCCATGGGCGACAGCATGCGTTTGGCTTATAATAACCCGAAGATTAAAGATCTGCAAATTGAGATGAAAAACCTAGGCCAGCAAATGCGCCTGAATAATGATAATCCTGAAATGAAGCAAATGCGCGATAACATGCGCAACTTGGGCGATCAGATGCGTAACTACAATCATGATCCACAAATAAAAGCTGCCGAGGAACAAATGCGCGCTATGGGCGCTAAAATGCGCAACTATAACCAAGACCCGAAGCTGAAAGAATTAAAAGGTAAAATGAAAGAGCTTGGTGCAAAAATGAAGGAATATACGCAAACACCCGAGTTTAAACAGAAAAAAGCAGATTGGGAGAAAACTCATCCTTACGGTATCTCTGCGCAAGATACAACCGGTAAAAATTAA
- the coaBC gene encoding bifunctional phosphopantothenoylcysteine decarboxylase/phosphopantothenate--cysteine ligase CoaBC codes for MLKGKKVLLGVCASIAAYKAALIVRSLIKEGAEVQVVMTPAAKEFITPLTLATLSKSPVPIDYFNKESGEWNNHVELGLWADIMLIAPASANTIAKLAGGICDNLLTAVYLSARCPVYFAPAMDLDMWAHPSTQQNIKTLQSAGNILIAPESGELASGLHGDGRLAEPEHIVSFLNEAVRSKLKLNGYKVLVTAGPTYEAIDPVRFIGNHSSGKMGFAIAEELAQLGADVTLISGPTALTTEYKNIKRINVTSAQEMLTVCTDNFAKADACIMSAAVADYTPASPSAQKIKKKDAELNIALKPTVDIIKKLGQLKKDGQVLVGFALETNDEEQNAISKLQNKNMDMIVLNSLNNAGAGFATDTNKVTIIDKSLQKTVYPLKSKTDTAKDICAKLIELIQA; via the coding sequence ATGCTAAAGGGTAAAAAAGTACTGTTGGGTGTTTGCGCAAGCATAGCGGCTTACAAGGCGGCTTTGATTGTACGCTCGCTGATAAAGGAAGGAGCGGAGGTGCAGGTTGTAATGACTCCCGCTGCCAAAGAATTTATCACGCCGCTAACTTTGGCAACCTTATCTAAAAGTCCTGTCCCGATAGATTACTTTAATAAGGAAAGCGGCGAGTGGAACAACCATGTAGAATTGGGCTTGTGGGCTGATATAATGCTTATTGCTCCCGCCAGTGCCAATACAATAGCCAAACTGGCCGGCGGCATTTGCGATAACTTGCTGACGGCTGTTTACCTTTCGGCACGATGCCCGGTATATTTTGCGCCCGCGATGGACTTGGATATGTGGGCGCATCCGTCAACACAACAAAACATTAAAACGCTTCAATCCGCGGGTAACATTCTCATCGCGCCCGAGAGCGGAGAATTGGCCAGCGGCCTGCATGGCGACGGACGCCTTGCCGAACCGGAGCACATAGTCTCATTTTTGAATGAAGCTGTTCGAAGCAAACTAAAACTGAATGGTTACAAAGTTTTGGTTACTGCGGGCCCAACATACGAAGCTATAGACCCCGTGCGTTTTATAGGCAATCATTCATCAGGGAAAATGGGGTTTGCTATTGCCGAAGAACTGGCGCAATTGGGCGCCGATGTAACTTTGATCAGCGGCCCAACTGCTTTAACAACGGAATACAAAAACATTAAACGCATTAACGTTACGTCCGCTCAGGAGATGCTGACAGTGTGTACAGATAACTTTGCCAAAGCTGATGCCTGTATCATGTCCGCCGCGGTGGCCGATTATACGCCTGCATCGCCATCGGCGCAAAAGATTAAAAAGAAAGATGCGGAATTGAATATAGCGCTGAAGCCCACTGTAGATATCATCAAGAAATTAGGTCAGCTAAAAAAAGACGGCCAGGTTTTGGTTGGCTTTGCGCTGGAAACAAATGATGAAGAGCAAAATGCCATCTCAAAATTGCAAAATAAGAATATGGACATGATCGTGCTCAACTCGCTGAACAATGCAGGCGCCGGTTTTGCAACCGATACAAATAAGGTAACCATCATTGATAAGTCGCTGCAGAAAACGGTTTATCCTTTAAAGAGCAAAACCGACACCGCTAAAGATATTTGTGCTAAATTGATAGAACTAATACAAGCATGA
- a CDS encoding DNA-directed RNA polymerase subunit omega has product MSTPNSKHTVAGSTVTRDLRDLDRSTDNIYESIVIMSKRANQISNNIKEELHQKLSEFASANDNLEEVFENREQIEISKHYEKMPKPTLVAINEFLEEKVYYRNPQKDALNEGL; this is encoded by the coding sequence ATGAGCACACCAAATAGCAAGCACACCGTAGCAGGCAGCACCGTTACCCGCGACCTGCGCGACCTTGACAGATCAACAGACAACATTTATGAGTCTATAGTGATCATGTCTAAAAGGGCAAACCAAATATCAAACAACATTAAAGAAGAACTTCACCAGAAACTGTCTGAGTTTGCATCTGCAAATGACAACCTGGAAGAAGTTTTTGAAAACCGCGAGCAGATAGAAATATCTAAGCATTACGAAAAAATGCCGAAACCAACATTGGTTGCCATTAATGAATTTTTAGAGGAAAAGGTGTACTACCGCAACCCGCAAAAAGACGCGTTAAACGAAGGCTTATAA
- a CDS encoding outer membrane protein assembly factor BamD, with protein MFKKQSTVFLSLLAAFIITIGSCKSSFEKLKASNDVAKKYQEAVKYYNKKDYSKALVLFEDLTPRYKGREGAEDLFYYYAYANYKLKDYTSARYHFKNFAETYPTSPRAEECRFMSAYCFYLDSPIYSLDQDNTQKAIESLQLFINLYPKSDRVAEASKLIENLRFKLEEKAYANAKLYLTISDYQSAVIAFGNALRDYPDTKFAEEMDYLTIEAQYKYAEHSLEYKQEERFGQAIQFADQFTEKYPQSKYVRSANDYKKDSQQAIDRAKRLIAAAVTDPKLAKKIASKDTTKTQPPSEKGNGNEKMP; from the coding sequence ATGTTTAAAAAACAAAGCACTGTCTTTTTGAGCTTGTTAGCCGCCTTTATAATCACTATAGGCAGCTGTAAAAGCAGTTTCGAAAAACTAAAAGCCAGTAATGACGTAGCTAAGAAATACCAGGAAGCGGTTAAATACTATAATAAGAAAGACTACTCTAAAGCACTTGTATTATTTGAAGACCTTACCCCGCGTTATAAAGGCCGCGAAGGGGCAGAGGATCTCTTTTACTATTATGCTTACGCGAACTATAAATTAAAGGATTACACTTCTGCACGTTACCACTTTAAAAACTTTGCAGAAACATACCCAACAAGCCCGAGAGCAGAAGAGTGCCGTTTTATGTCGGCATATTGCTTTTACCTTGATTCGCCTATCTATTCTTTAGACCAGGACAATACACAAAAGGCTATCGAATCGCTGCAGTTATTTATTAACTTATATCCTAAGAGCGACCGTGTTGCCGAAGCTTCTAAATTGATAGAGAACCTGCGTTTTAAGTTAGAAGAGAAAGCTTACGCCAACGCAAAATTGTATTTGACCATCAGCGATTATCAATCGGCTGTTATTGCTTTCGGAAATGCTTTACGCGATTATCCGGATACCAAGTTTGCCGAGGAAATGGATTACCTGACCATTGAGGCACAGTATAAATATGCCGAGCATAGCCTTGAATACAAACAAGAAGAACGGTTTGGCCAGGCAATACAATTTGCAGACCAGTTTACAGAGAAGTACCCGCAAAGCAAATATGTTCGTAGCGCTAACGATTATAAGAAAGACAGCCAGCAAGCAATAGACCGTGCCAAACGCCTTATTGCAGCTGCCGTTACCGACCCTAAGCTGGCAAAAAAAATAGCAAGCAAAGACACTACAAAAACACAACCCCCTTCTGAAAAAGGGAACGGCAACGAAAAAATGCCATAA
- the porD gene encoding type IX secretion system protein PorD: MRKLLTLFVFTLLAYKAGAQDLNARVQVLAPKVATTNRRIFSSLETAMREFLAGRKWSVDQFANNEKIDCNFLLNVTSWDGASNFTGELQVQSSRPVFNSSYTSTIFTINDKDVDFTYTEGQTIDYSNQNFQSNLSSIMAYYAYIILGFDYDSFSRYGGTPYFANAQTVVINAQTSAYKGWKAFDNNFNRYWLSENLGNKTYIPLRNFIYEYHRNGLDLMADNPSVARKNILNQLPILTQLDRQRLGATLPTLFFTAKSDELVNIFSASSPQEKAGVYNLLLQADPSNGPKYARLQKN, translated from the coding sequence ATGAGAAAACTGCTTACCCTTTTTGTTTTTACTTTGTTGGCTTACAAGGCCGGGGCGCAAGACCTTAATGCGCGCGTACAGGTTTTGGCACCAAAGGTCGCCACCACTAACCGCCGGATATTTTCATCGCTCGAAACGGCAATGCGTGAGTTTTTAGCGGGCCGTAAATGGAGCGTAGATCAGTTTGCTAATAATGAGAAGATAGACTGCAACTTTTTGCTCAACGTAACCTCTTGGGATGGCGCAAGCAATTTCACAGGTGAGCTACAGGTGCAATCGTCGAGACCTGTTTTTAACTCATCTTATACCAGCACGATATTTACTATCAATGATAAAGACGTAGACTTTACTTACACCGAAGGCCAAACCATTGATTACAGTAATCAGAACTTTCAGAGTAACTTAAGCTCTATCATGGCCTATTATGCTTATATTATTTTAGGGTTTGATTATGACAGCTTTTCCCGCTATGGCGGCACTCCTTATTTTGCCAATGCGCAAACCGTAGTTATTAACGCGCAAACCTCAGCTTATAAAGGATGGAAAGCCTTTGATAATAACTTTAACCGTTACTGGCTATCAGAAAACCTGGGTAATAAAACCTACATTCCGCTGCGTAACTTTATTTATGAGTATCACCGCAATGGTTTGGATTTGATGGCCGACAATCCATCCGTCGCCCGGAAAAACATCTTAAACCAATTACCGATACTGACACAGTTAGATCGCCAGCGGTTAGGGGCAACCTTACCAACATTATTTTTCACCGCCAAGTCGGACGAGTTAGTAAACATCTTTAGCGCATCGTCGCCGCAGGAAAAAGCCGGCGTGTACAATCTATTGTTGCAGGCAGACCCGTCCAATGGGCCGAAATACGCCCGTCTTCAGAAAAATTAG
- the recN gene encoding DNA repair protein RecN, protein MLKQLSINNYALIDTLQIEFSAGLNILTGETGAGKSIILGALSLILGQRAESRYFFNQQKKCIIEGHFSIASLQLKGFFDDSDLDYEDETILRREISADGKSRAFINDSPVNLNQLKALGERLIDIHSQHATAEINDPAFQLMVVDAVAKHEKQMADYQSRYKTYRADISRLKQLQADSEKAKADLDYYQFQFDELEKANLDPDEQEPLEQELNTLNNAEEIKRNLLNASFLLEDGESNALAMLKEASQQLTSLEKFNTAIAELKERLGSVIIELKDISAEAGNLEQQTQTNEVRAEEVNTRLSMIYNLQKKHRVNTNAELLTLQNDLSGKIAQAIFGDEEIEKLQADIAAQKSALEELAKQLNKGRLNAIPEIETQVMQTLAEMGMASAQLKVSIASVNELTATGTDQIRFTFTANKGHALSEMSKVASGGELSRLMLSIKSLIAKNTALPTIIFDEIDTGVSGQVADQVGRVMEQLTKNLQVITITHLPQIASKGDSHFFVYKDDDSETTKTRIRQLTNDERVTEIAKMLSGDKPGESALQNARELLGA, encoded by the coding sequence ATGCTTAAACAGCTCTCTATAAATAACTACGCCTTAATTGACACCCTGCAAATAGAATTTTCTGCCGGACTGAATATCCTTACAGGTGAAACAGGCGCGGGTAAATCCATTATTTTGGGTGCCTTGTCTTTAATACTTGGCCAGCGGGCAGAAAGCCGGTACTTTTTTAATCAGCAAAAAAAATGCATTATCGAGGGGCATTTCAGTATTGCCTCGCTGCAGTTGAAAGGTTTTTTTGACGACAGCGACTTAGACTACGAAGATGAGACCATTCTAAGGCGTGAGATTTCTGCTGATGGCAAGTCGCGGGCGTTTATTAACGACTCGCCGGTCAATTTAAATCAATTAAAAGCCCTTGGCGAGAGGCTGATCGACATACATTCCCAGCACGCTACGGCAGAAATTAATGACCCGGCGTTTCAATTAATGGTGGTTGATGCCGTTGCGAAACATGAAAAGCAGATGGCAGATTATCAGTCGCGATACAAGACTTACAGGGCCGACATTAGCCGTTTAAAACAGTTGCAGGCTGACAGTGAAAAAGCAAAAGCTGATCTGGATTATTATCAATTCCAATTTGATGAGTTGGAAAAAGCAAACCTCGACCCCGACGAACAGGAACCGCTGGAACAAGAGCTAAACACCTTAAATAACGCTGAGGAAATAAAGCGCAATCTGCTGAACGCGAGTTTTCTGTTGGAAGACGGTGAGTCTAATGCCTTGGCCATGTTGAAAGAGGCGAGCCAGCAATTGACGTCCCTTGAAAAATTTAATACGGCGATAGCTGAGTTAAAAGAGCGCTTGGGAAGCGTAATCATTGAACTGAAAGATATCTCCGCCGAGGCAGGAAATTTAGAGCAGCAAACCCAAACCAACGAAGTCCGCGCCGAAGAGGTGAACACCCGCCTGAGCATGATCTATAATTTGCAAAAGAAGCACCGGGTAAATACCAACGCAGAATTACTTACGCTGCAGAACGACCTATCCGGTAAAATTGCGCAAGCTATTTTCGGCGACGAGGAAATAGAAAAATTACAGGCTGATATTGCTGCGCAGAAATCGGCACTTGAAGAACTTGCAAAACAGTTAAATAAAGGCCGTTTAAACGCCATCCCGGAAATAGAAACGCAGGTAATGCAGACACTTGCAGAAATGGGTATGGCTTCGGCTCAGCTAAAAGTTAGCATAGCATCCGTTAATGAACTTACTGCTACTGGCACAGATCAAATAAGATTTACATTTACTGCCAATAAGGGCCATGCGCTTTCAGAGATGAGCAAAGTTGCTTCGGGTGGTGAACTGTCACGTTTAATGTTGAGCATTAAGTCGCTTATTGCAAAAAACACCGCTTTGCCTACAATCATATTCGACGAGATAGATACGGGTGTGTCTGGCCAGGTGGCAGACCAGGTTGGCCGTGTAATGGAGCAACTAACGAAAAACCTTCAGGTAATTACCATAACCCACTTGCCGCAAATTGCCAGCAAAGGCGACAGCCATTTCTTTGTTTACAAGGATGATGACAGCGAGACTACCAAAACACGCATCAGGCAGTTAACCAATGACGAACGTGTTACCGAAATAGCCAAGATGTTAAGCGGCGACAAGCCCGGCGAAAGCGCCTTGCAAAATGCGAGGGAACTGCTGGGTGCTTAG
- a CDS encoding glycosyltransferase — protein MVIILSVIFFFLILRFAVTLFNFVSNPKLRRVVRHYHDKVSILIPARDEAADIIFLLESIRDQDYLDYEVLILDDNSSDDTYFLCQAFAAKHPKFRVIKGEPLPANWLGKNYACYQLAHDATGRYLMFIDADEQIYKGLINSAVHRMQQNKLALLSLFTDQEMLTWGEKLVVPLMHYTLLNLLPLKLVYFLKSPLFAAASGQFMLFDAEVYRQNQWHEQVQAAIVEDIEIMRNVKAAGYRGEALLANGLISCRMYTGYKEAIDGFSKNFLAAFNYNILGLLIYLVLVIGGPLIIISTLNLQLIVFMCGIIMLGRSMIAFAAGQDKNYNMLLHPVQMVNMAYIGFLAIQRHLTKTNVWKGRRV, from the coding sequence GTGGTCATCATTTTATCTGTTATATTCTTTTTCCTGATCCTGCGCTTTGCCGTAACGCTGTTCAATTTTGTATCTAACCCAAAACTGAGGCGAGTGGTGCGCCATTATCATGATAAAGTTTCCATCCTGATCCCTGCCCGCGACGAGGCCGCTGACATCATTTTCCTTTTAGAATCGATAAGGGACCAGGACTACTTGGACTATGAAGTGTTGATTCTCGACGATAACTCATCTGATGATACATATTTTTTGTGCCAAGCTTTTGCCGCTAAGCACCCTAAATTCAGGGTGATAAAAGGGGAACCATTGCCTGCAAATTGGCTGGGCAAGAACTATGCATGCTATCAGCTGGCTCACGACGCAACGGGGAGATATTTGATGTTCATAGACGCAGATGAGCAGATCTACAAAGGCCTGATCAATAGTGCTGTGCACCGCATGCAGCAAAACAAATTAGCCTTGCTTAGTTTGTTTACAGACCAGGAGATGCTTACCTGGGGCGAAAAACTGGTGGTGCCGTTAATGCATTATACTTTACTAAACTTGTTGCCTTTAAAGCTTGTTTACTTTTTAAAGAGCCCACTATTTGCCGCTGCAAGCGGGCAGTTTATGCTTTTCGATGCCGAAGTCTACCGCCAAAACCAATGGCATGAGCAGGTGCAGGCAGCAATTGTAGAGGATATAGAGATCATGCGAAATGTTAAAGCCGCCGGTTACAGAGGCGAAGCTTTGCTGGCTAATGGTTTGATCAGCTGCCGCATGTACACGGGTTATAAAGAGGCAATTGATGGCTTCAGCAAAAATTTTCTCGCTGCTTTTAATTATAACATTTTGGGCTTGCTCATTTACCTGGTGCTGGTGATCGGCGGGCCATTGATCATTATTTCGACGCTTAATCTGCAACTGATAGTTTTCATGTGTGGCATTATTATGCTTGGCAGGTCGATGATCGCGTTTGCGGCCGGGCAGGATAAAAATTACAATATGCTTCTGCATCCTGTCCAAATGGTTAATATGGCCTACATAGGGTTTCTTGCTATACAGCGCCACCTTACAAAAACGAATGTATGGAAAGGTCGGCGGGTTTAG
- a CDS encoding BlaI/MecI/CopY family transcriptional regulator codes for MKSDIKPTESELEILNILWEKGEATVREVHEELTKTKESGYTTTLKLMQIMHEKNLLERNASVKTHVYWALVSRKDAQKTALDKIINTVFTGSTADLVIQALGQHRASADELDAIRKYLDQFENPNK; via the coding sequence ATGAAATCCGACATAAAACCTACTGAAAGCGAACTGGAGATCTTAAACATCCTTTGGGAAAAAGGAGAAGCTACCGTTCGCGAAGTACACGAAGAATTGACCAAGACCAAAGAGTCGGGTTACACTACCACGCTTAAGCTAATGCAAATCATGCATGAAAAGAATTTGTTAGAGCGCAACGCTTCGGTAAAAACGCACGTCTATTGGGCATTGGTTAGTCGGAAAGACGCACAGAAGACAGCATTGGATAAGATCATCAATACGGTGTTTACAGGCTCTACCGCAGATCTGGTAATACAGGCATTAGGCCAGCATCGTGCTTCTGCCGACGAACTGGATGCCATACGCAAGTACCTTGACCAATTTGAAAACCCTAATAAATAA
- a CDS encoding DUF418 domain-containing protein — MKEQAAAPIRSSNRVAIIDILRGWAILGVVLGNYTDYSFMGKEVKIKPDVASTILEGIDQYVFAAKSWTLLSVLFGYGFAVVIANVTAKGKSPVAFFIKRMFWLLVIAFVNSAFWFGDILKDYAVLGLLLLLFYKASAKTAFYSGLVLLISIPLVGVFVANQFPSDYYGAGLKHVLPLYYSHNWADMFKMNLLGTWYLEVLLPGYAITVHVMMFACMLFGFSAQRINLFSRLPEFKKPIKQTFWISLAAATLINLIILVVINNNRPVFKYFKPRYWAVFATMIVILSGICWLYINNRLRGFFAGMQAVGKMTLTNYMTQNIIAVFIFLNVGFGLFNTQPYWIYIAIAISVFAIQIPLSILWLKHFNYGPVEWIWRQLTYGKRLPLKREKTEEL, encoded by the coding sequence ATGAAAGAACAAGCAGCAGCGCCTATCCGCTCGTCTAACCGGGTGGCCATTATAGATATACTTAGAGGCTGGGCGATATTGGGAGTTGTGTTGGGTAACTACACCGACTACAGCTTTATGGGCAAAGAAGTGAAGATAAAGCCCGATGTTGCTTCAACTATTTTAGAGGGGATAGACCAATACGTGTTTGCAGCAAAGTCGTGGACATTACTAAGCGTGCTGTTTGGTTACGGGTTTGCGGTAGTAATAGCCAACGTAACGGCTAAAGGAAAAAGCCCTGTGGCGTTCTTTATTAAGCGTATGTTTTGGCTGCTGGTTATTGCATTTGTGAACTCTGCTTTTTGGTTCGGTGATATTCTAAAGGACTACGCCGTACTTGGATTATTATTACTACTTTTTTATAAAGCATCAGCAAAAACTGCTTTTTACAGCGGCTTGGTTTTACTTATATCCATTCCTTTAGTTGGCGTTTTTGTAGCTAACCAATTTCCATCTGATTATTACGGCGCAGGACTTAAACATGTGCTGCCCTTATACTACAGCCACAATTGGGCAGACATGTTTAAAATGAACTTGTTAGGCACCTGGTATCTTGAAGTATTGCTGCCGGGCTATGCGATCACAGTACATGTGATGATGTTTGCGTGTATGCTGTTTGGGTTTAGCGCACAGCGCATAAATCTCTTCAGCCGACTGCCGGAATTTAAAAAACCAATAAAGCAAACCTTTTGGATCAGCTTGGCCGCTGCGACCTTGATTAACTTGATTATCCTGGTCGTAATAAACAATAATCGGCCGGTATTTAAATATTTTAAGCCCCGTTACTGGGCCGTTTTTGCTACCATGATCGTGATCCTGTCCGGTATTTGTTGGTTATACATCAATAATAGATTGCGCGGTTTTTTTGCAGGCATGCAGGCTGTGGGTAAAATGACTCTAACCAACTATATGACACAAAATATAATAGCAGTTTTCATATTCTTAAATGTTGGGTTTGGCTTATTCAACACTCAGCCATATTGGATTTATATTGCTATTGCTATTTCAGTTTTTGCGATCCAAATACCATTGAGCATTTTGTGGCTAAAGCACTTTAATTATGGCCCCGTAGAATGGATATGGCGCCAGTTAACTTATGGTAAACGATTGCCCTTAAAAAGAGAGAAAACAGAAGAACTGTAA
- a CDS encoding carotenoid biosynthesis protein yields MERSAGLDAALIRAVIIIHAVGFVGLAIPTTQPIFLALVPYHLLTMFGILIFSYTGKLSKVLFLALILFILGYIAEYIGVHTEILFGKYAYGPTLGFSVAGIPLVMGINWFALIYAAGIVLSTKLENLLLRILIGAALLVLLDVLIEPIAIKFNYWHWNEGIVPILNYVCWFIVASMFLGIFELFRFQSQNRLTLVFLITQFVFFALLNFVI; encoded by the coding sequence ATGGAAAGGTCGGCGGGTTTAGATGCTGCCCTGATAAGGGCAGTGATCATTATTCATGCGGTGGGTTTTGTGGGCCTTGCCATTCCAACAACGCAGCCTATTTTTTTGGCATTAGTGCCTTATCATTTGCTGACGATGTTCGGCATCTTGATTTTCAGTTATACCGGCAAGCTGTCTAAAGTGCTATTCTTAGCATTAATACTATTTATTCTAGGTTACATTGCCGAGTACATTGGTGTGCATACAGAGATATTATTTGGCAAGTATGCTTATGGGCCGACGCTTGGATTCAGTGTCGCAGGCATCCCCCTTGTAATGGGTATCAATTGGTTCGCGCTTATTTATGCAGCAGGTATAGTACTAAGCACCAAATTGGAAAATTTATTGCTGCGAATTTTAATCGGCGCCGCGTTGCTTGTATTACTTGATGTACTAATAGAGCCCATTGCTATAAAATTTAACTATTGGCACTGGAACGAAGGCATAGTACCTATTCTCAATTACGTATGCTGGTTTATAGTCGCTTCGATGTTTTTGGGGATATTTGAACTCTTTAGGTTTCAAAGTCAAAACCGGCTGACGTTGGTATTTCTTATTACCCAATTTGTATTTTTCGCTTTGCTGAATTTTGTGATCTGA